One genomic region from Sciurus carolinensis chromosome 2, mSciCar1.2, whole genome shotgun sequence encodes:
- the LOC124978174 gene encoding olfactory receptor 4F6-like: protein MDQVNASVITEFVLLGLAQSLEMQFFLLLVLSLFYMRIILGNLFIVFTVIFDAHLHSPMYILLANLSLVDLGLSSTTVPRIISDLFTDYRVISFHNCMIQIFFIHVMGGVEMVLLIVMAYDRYTAICRPLHYLTIMNSKTCTLLVIAAWVIGVIHAVSQFVFVINLPFCGPNDVGSFYCDFHRVIKLACMDTYRLEFVVTANSGFISMGTFFFLIISYIFILVTVRQHSSSDLSKASFTLSAHITVVVMFFAPCMFHYVWPFPTRSLDTFFAIVDFVVTPVLNPVIYTLRNKDMKLAMRRLRGQVASSREMT, encoded by the coding sequence ATGGACCAAGTAAATGCCTCTGTGATAACTGAATTTGTGTTACTGGGACTTGCACAATCCTTGGAAATGCAGTTTTTCCTTCTTCTCGTCTTGTCTTTATTTTACATGAGAATTATTCTGGGAAACCTCTTCATTGTGTTCACAGTGATTTTTGATGCTCACTTACACTCCCCAATGTATATTCTTCTGGCCAACCTATCACTTGTTGACTTAGGTCTTTCATCTACCACAGTTCCTAGGATCATCTCTGATCTTTTCACTGATTATAGAGTCATTTCTTTCCACAATTGCATGATACAAATATTCTTTATCCATGTTATGGGTGGAGTGGAGATGGTGCTGCTCATAGTCATGGCATATGACAGGTACACAGCCATCTGCAGGCCTCTCCACTACCTCACCATTATGAACTCCAAAACATGCACACTTTTGGTAATAGCTGCTTGGGTCATTGGAGTGATTCACGCTGTGTCTCAATTTGTTTTTGTCATAAATTTACCCTTCTGTGGTCCCAATGATGTGGGGAGCTTTTATTGTGATTTTCACAGGGTTATTAAACTTGCATGCATGGACACTTATAGACTGGAATTTGTAGTCACTGCCAACAGTGGCTTCATATCTATGGGTACCTTctttttcttgatcatttcctACATCTTTATTCTGGTCACTGTCCGACAACATTCTTCAAGTGATTTATCCAAAGCCTCCTTCACCTTGTCAGCTCACATCACAGTAGTGGTGATGTTTTTTGCTCCATGCATGTTTCACTACGTGTGGCCTTTCCCCACTAGGTCATTGGATACATTTTTTGCTATTGTGGACTTCGTTGTCACCCCTGTCTTAAATCCTGTCATCTacactttaagaaataaagatatgaaGTTGGCAATGAGAAGGCTGAGAGGACAGGTTGCAAGTTCTAGGGAGATGACATAG